A section of the Apodemus sylvaticus chromosome 10, mApoSyl1.1, whole genome shotgun sequence genome encodes:
- the Pgbd2 gene encoding LOW QUALITY PROTEIN: piggyBac transposable element-derived protein 2 (The sequence of the model RefSeq protein was modified relative to this genomic sequence to represent the inferred CDS: inserted 3 bases in 3 codons; deleted 4 bases in 3 codons; substituted 4 bases at 4 genomic stop codons), producing the protein MWKTHTSGATPDGPHSLWLPEQSYLCMEWPLSDCSVRAVPARRGAHSKVRSPKLFQVLRALEQGEFGSNREEIFVASPXDASRDFADEDSGEEDSDQSGAQLPGWVLHALVISEDSDPEEEEEDPELQSAKKKQKAEEGEPQHVWTKRRDTHPGFGSWKASDPHIEDLKTKDLSPVGLFELFFDDGTISFIVHXTNRYARQKHITLDFTAQELKCVLRILILSGYISYPRRWIFWETAPDSHHGLMADAFRRDRFELIXLYLHFADNGEIGGRDRFAKVRPSSCLXTVAGEQKHAPLKELYSFGESIYEXHWGCKHLHSRKPVWLCYKIWCGTTSRGYLVWFEPSQGTLFTKPDRGRDVGASTVVRFVDALQERGRLLNHIFFDKVFTRVKLMSVLRERGVNATGTVGEYRTERXPLKDPKELRKMERGSFNFRVDESQEITVCCWCNSRVVSICSDAVGIEPVGLPSHHVGAAKTQVQVHQPSLVKLYQKKARGVDXTDQSIAKYKVKMQGMTLPLNLTSYVNHTALNNAWQLHRMYGQDRQLDPLAFHTYVACVYMESNADTSSKGRQSWRVETESCFDIIGHWIVHQDRIQCALCHSQTNTRCEKCQKDVYAKCFWEYHIP; encoded by the exons ATGTGGAAGACTCACACTAGTGGTGCTACACCTGATGGCCCCCACTCCCTGTGGCTCCCGGAGCAGAGTTACCTTTGTATGGAGTGGCCTCTCTCTGACTGTTCTGTCAGAGCTGTCCCTGCCAGGAGAGGAGCGCACTCAAAGGTGAGGTCACCTAAGCTGTTCCAGGTCCTGAGAGCTCTGGAGCAGGGTGAGTTTGGCAGCAACAGGGAGGAAATTTTTGTTGCATCCC GCGATGCCTCCAGGGACTTCGCTGATGAGGATTCTGGGGAAGAAGACAGTGACCAGAGTGGTGCCCAGTTGCCTGGATGGGTGCTGCATGCATTAGTCATATCTGAGGACTCAgaccctgaggaggaggaggagg acccAGAGCTGCAGTCAGCCaagaaaaagcagaaagcagaagAAGGTGAGCCTCAGCATGTTTGGACCAAG AGAAGAGACACCCATCCAGGTTTTGGTAGCTGGAAAGCTTCGGATCCTCATATAGAGGACCTCAAAACCAAGGATCTGAGTCCCGTGGGCCTCTTTGAACTGTTTTTTGATGACGGGACAATCAGTTTCATTGTTCATTAAACCAATCGTTATGCTCGGCAG AAACATATCACCCTAGATTTCACGGCCCAGGAACTGAAGTGTGTTTTGCGCATCTTGATTTTAAGTGGGTACATCTCCTATCCAAGGAGGTGGATATTTTGGGAGACAGCTCCTGACTCTCATCATGGACTCATGGCTGATGCTTTCAGAAGGGACAGATTTGAGTTGA TCCTCTACCTTCATTTTGCAGATAACGGTGAAATCGGTGGAAGAGATAGGTTTGCCAAGGTCAGGCCCTCATCATGCTTATGAACTGTGGCGGGGGAGCAGAAGCATGCTCCCCTGAAAGAGCTCTACAGTTTTGGTGAATCCATCTATG TACACTGGGGATGCAAGCATCTGCACTCCAGGAAGCCAGTCTGGCTGTGCTACAAGATCTGGTGCGGAACAACCAGCAGAGGCTACCTGGTGTGGTTTGAACCTTCACAGGGCACTCTGTTCACCAAGCCGGACAGAGGCAGGGATGTAGGGGCCAGTACAGTGGTCAGATTTGTGGATGCACTGCAGGAGCGTGGCCGCCTCCTGAACCACATATTCTTTGACAAGGTCTTTACACGTGTCAAATTGATGTCTGTTTTGAGGGAAAGGGGGGTGAATGCCACAGGAACTGTTGGTGAGTACAGGACCGAGCGCTGACCCCTCAAGGATCCCAAAGAACTGAGGAAAATGGAAAGAGGCTCTTTTAACTTCAGGGTGGATGAAAGCCAGGAGATCACTGTGTGCTGCTGGTGCAACAGCCGCGTGGTAAGCATCTGCTCTGACGCAGTAGGCATAGAGCCAGTCGGGCTGcccagccaccatgtgggagcaGCCAAAACTCAGGTACAGGTCCACCAGCCATCTCTGGTGAAGCTCTATCAGAAAAAGGCCAGAGGGGTTGACTGAACGGATCAGAGCATTGCC AAGTACAAGGTGAAGATGCAGGGCATGACGCTTCCTCTGAACCTCACCAGCTACGTCAACCACACAGCCCTCAACAATGCATGGCAGTTGCACAGGATGTATGGCCAGGACAGGCAGCTGGACCCGCTCGCCTTCCACACGTATGTGGCCTGCGTGTATATGGAGAGCAATGCGGACACATCCTCAAAGGGGAGGCAGAGCTGGCGGGTGGAAACTGAGAGCTGCTTCGATATCATTGGACACTGGATTGTCCATCAGGACAGGATCCAGTGTGCCCTCTGCCACTCACAGACTAACACCCGCTGTGAGAAGTGCCAGAAAGATGTCTATGCCAAGTGTTTCTGGGAGTACCACATCCCATGA
- the LOC127695462 gene encoding immunity-related GTPase family M protein 1-like isoform X1 → MVMPASRVSLPPASQVAPLHTNMEETVGSSEDKQFAYFSNAVFIPKGSSVLSVEVVKSLETAVASGNMVEVVSIVKEIVQKVPRTTMKIAVTGDSGNGMSSFINALRVIGHEEEDSAPTGVVRTTQKPACYSSSHFPDVELWDLPGLGATAQSVESYLDEMQISTYELIIIIASEQFSANHVKLAKAMQRMRKRFYVVWTKLDRDLSTSTIPEPQLLQNIQRNIQENLRKEEVKEPHLFLVSILKPESYDFPKLRETLQKDLSDIKYHGLLETLYQICERTINERVESIKKSIDTDRLQSDLEILDPNNSIECWKVFQKIFGVHDESLHQVALKIGKPDTYFTTSTESQDMQRYQQDGWTWGGLFHFGRGLVSTGFNHMQCCIYPPHRRYMQQKVVLDETAGKAKNVLLEILKDSIFHWKV, encoded by the exons ATGGTGATGCCTGCTTCCAGGGTGAGTCTCCCCCCTGCCTCCCAG GTTGCTCCATTGCATACTAACATGGAAGAGACAGTTGGGTCGTCCGAGGATAAACAATTTGCATACTTCTCCAATGCTGTCTTCATCCCCAAAGGCAGCAGTGTTTTATCTGTAGAAGTCGTTAAGAGTCTTGAGACTGCTGTGGCAAGTGGGAATATGGTGGAAGTGGTCTCTATAGTTAAAGAGATAGTACAGAAAGTTCCCAGAACCACAATGAAGATCGCTGTGACCGGGGACTCTGGCAATGGCATGTCATCCTTCATCAATGCCCTTAGGGTCATTGGGCATGAAGAGGAGGATTCAGCTCCCACTGGGGTGGTGAGGACCACCCAGAAACCAGCCTGTTACtcctcctcccactttcctgatgTGGAGCTGTGGGACCTGCCTGGCTTAGGGGCCACAGCCCAGAGCGTGGAGAGCTACCTGGATGAGATGCAGATCAGCACATATGAACTTATCATCATCATCGCTTCTGAGCAGTTCAGCGCCAATCATGTGAAGCTGGCCAAAGCCATGCAGAGGATGAGAAAGAGGTTCTATGTCGTCTGGACCAAGCTGGACAGGGACCTCAGCACAAGTACCATCCCTGAACCCCAGCTGCTGCAGAATATCCAAAGGAATATCCAGGAGAATCTCCGGAAGGAGGAAGTAAAGGAACCCCACCTGTTCCTGGTATCCATCCTTAAGCCTGAATCATACGACTTCCCAAAGCTTAGGGAGACATTGCAAAAAGACCTCTCTGATATCAAGTACCATGGTCTCTTAGAAACCCTTTACCAAATCTGTGAGAGGACTATTAATGAGAGAGTAGAATCCATTAAAAAGAGCATAGATACAGACCGCCTACAAAGTGATTTAGAAATCTTGGACCCAAATAACTCGATAGAGTGTTGGAAAGTCTTCCAAAAAATCTTTGGTGTGCATGATGAATCTCTCCACCAGGTGGCTCTGAAAATAGGGAAGCCGGATACATACTTCACGACTAGCACGGAGTCCCAGGACATGCAGAGGTACCAACAAGATGGTTGGACATGGGGTGGGTTGTTTCACTTTGGAAGAGGGCTTGTCTCTACAGGTTTTAACCACATGCAGTGCTGTATTTACCCTCCTCACCGTAGATATATGCAACAGAAAGTTGTACTTGATGAGACTGCTGGCAAAGCCAAGAACGTTCTGTTGGAAATCCTGAAAGACTCCATTTTTCATTGGAAGGTCTAG
- the LOC127695462 gene encoding immunity-related GTPase family M protein 1-like isoform X2 has translation MVMPASRVAPLHTNMEETVGSSEDKQFAYFSNAVFIPKGSSVLSVEVVKSLETAVASGNMVEVVSIVKEIVQKVPRTTMKIAVTGDSGNGMSSFINALRVIGHEEEDSAPTGVVRTTQKPACYSSSHFPDVELWDLPGLGATAQSVESYLDEMQISTYELIIIIASEQFSANHVKLAKAMQRMRKRFYVVWTKLDRDLSTSTIPEPQLLQNIQRNIQENLRKEEVKEPHLFLVSILKPESYDFPKLRETLQKDLSDIKYHGLLETLYQICERTINERVESIKKSIDTDRLQSDLEILDPNNSIECWKVFQKIFGVHDESLHQVALKIGKPDTYFTTSTESQDMQRYQQDGWTWGGLFHFGRGLVSTGFNHMQCCIYPPHRRYMQQKVVLDETAGKAKNVLLEILKDSIFHWKV, from the exons ATGGTGATGCCTGCTTCCAGG GTTGCTCCATTGCATACTAACATGGAAGAGACAGTTGGGTCGTCCGAGGATAAACAATTTGCATACTTCTCCAATGCTGTCTTCATCCCCAAAGGCAGCAGTGTTTTATCTGTAGAAGTCGTTAAGAGTCTTGAGACTGCTGTGGCAAGTGGGAATATGGTGGAAGTGGTCTCTATAGTTAAAGAGATAGTACAGAAAGTTCCCAGAACCACAATGAAGATCGCTGTGACCGGGGACTCTGGCAATGGCATGTCATCCTTCATCAATGCCCTTAGGGTCATTGGGCATGAAGAGGAGGATTCAGCTCCCACTGGGGTGGTGAGGACCACCCAGAAACCAGCCTGTTACtcctcctcccactttcctgatgTGGAGCTGTGGGACCTGCCTGGCTTAGGGGCCACAGCCCAGAGCGTGGAGAGCTACCTGGATGAGATGCAGATCAGCACATATGAACTTATCATCATCATCGCTTCTGAGCAGTTCAGCGCCAATCATGTGAAGCTGGCCAAAGCCATGCAGAGGATGAGAAAGAGGTTCTATGTCGTCTGGACCAAGCTGGACAGGGACCTCAGCACAAGTACCATCCCTGAACCCCAGCTGCTGCAGAATATCCAAAGGAATATCCAGGAGAATCTCCGGAAGGAGGAAGTAAAGGAACCCCACCTGTTCCTGGTATCCATCCTTAAGCCTGAATCATACGACTTCCCAAAGCTTAGGGAGACATTGCAAAAAGACCTCTCTGATATCAAGTACCATGGTCTCTTAGAAACCCTTTACCAAATCTGTGAGAGGACTATTAATGAGAGAGTAGAATCCATTAAAAAGAGCATAGATACAGACCGCCTACAAAGTGATTTAGAAATCTTGGACCCAAATAACTCGATAGAGTGTTGGAAAGTCTTCCAAAAAATCTTTGGTGTGCATGATGAATCTCTCCACCAGGTGGCTCTGAAAATAGGGAAGCCGGATACATACTTCACGACTAGCACGGAGTCCCAGGACATGCAGAGGTACCAACAAGATGGTTGGACATGGGGTGGGTTGTTTCACTTTGGAAGAGGGCTTGTCTCTACAGGTTTTAACCACATGCAGTGCTGTATTTACCCTCCTCACCGTAGATATATGCAACAGAAAGTTGTACTTGATGAGACTGCTGGCAAAGCCAAGAACGTTCTGTTGGAAATCCTGAAAGACTCCATTTTTCATTGGAAGGTCTAG
- the LOC127695462 gene encoding immunity-related GTPase family M protein 1-like isoform X3: MEETVGSSEDKQFAYFSNAVFIPKGSSVLSVEVVKSLETAVASGNMVEVVSIVKEIVQKVPRTTMKIAVTGDSGNGMSSFINALRVIGHEEEDSAPTGVVRTTQKPACYSSSHFPDVELWDLPGLGATAQSVESYLDEMQISTYELIIIIASEQFSANHVKLAKAMQRMRKRFYVVWTKLDRDLSTSTIPEPQLLQNIQRNIQENLRKEEVKEPHLFLVSILKPESYDFPKLRETLQKDLSDIKYHGLLETLYQICERTINERVESIKKSIDTDRLQSDLEILDPNNSIECWKVFQKIFGVHDESLHQVALKIGKPDTYFTTSTESQDMQRYQQDGWTWGGLFHFGRGLVSTGFNHMQCCIYPPHRRYMQQKVVLDETAGKAKNVLLEILKDSIFHWKV, from the coding sequence ATGGAAGAGACAGTTGGGTCGTCCGAGGATAAACAATTTGCATACTTCTCCAATGCTGTCTTCATCCCCAAAGGCAGCAGTGTTTTATCTGTAGAAGTCGTTAAGAGTCTTGAGACTGCTGTGGCAAGTGGGAATATGGTGGAAGTGGTCTCTATAGTTAAAGAGATAGTACAGAAAGTTCCCAGAACCACAATGAAGATCGCTGTGACCGGGGACTCTGGCAATGGCATGTCATCCTTCATCAATGCCCTTAGGGTCATTGGGCATGAAGAGGAGGATTCAGCTCCCACTGGGGTGGTGAGGACCACCCAGAAACCAGCCTGTTACtcctcctcccactttcctgatgTGGAGCTGTGGGACCTGCCTGGCTTAGGGGCCACAGCCCAGAGCGTGGAGAGCTACCTGGATGAGATGCAGATCAGCACATATGAACTTATCATCATCATCGCTTCTGAGCAGTTCAGCGCCAATCATGTGAAGCTGGCCAAAGCCATGCAGAGGATGAGAAAGAGGTTCTATGTCGTCTGGACCAAGCTGGACAGGGACCTCAGCACAAGTACCATCCCTGAACCCCAGCTGCTGCAGAATATCCAAAGGAATATCCAGGAGAATCTCCGGAAGGAGGAAGTAAAGGAACCCCACCTGTTCCTGGTATCCATCCTTAAGCCTGAATCATACGACTTCCCAAAGCTTAGGGAGACATTGCAAAAAGACCTCTCTGATATCAAGTACCATGGTCTCTTAGAAACCCTTTACCAAATCTGTGAGAGGACTATTAATGAGAGAGTAGAATCCATTAAAAAGAGCATAGATACAGACCGCCTACAAAGTGATTTAGAAATCTTGGACCCAAATAACTCGATAGAGTGTTGGAAAGTCTTCCAAAAAATCTTTGGTGTGCATGATGAATCTCTCCACCAGGTGGCTCTGAAAATAGGGAAGCCGGATACATACTTCACGACTAGCACGGAGTCCCAGGACATGCAGAGGTACCAACAAGATGGTTGGACATGGGGTGGGTTGTTTCACTTTGGAAGAGGGCTTGTCTCTACAGGTTTTAACCACATGCAGTGCTGTATTTACCCTCCTCACCGTAGATATATGCAACAGAAAGTTGTACTTGATGAGACTGCTGGCAAAGCCAAGAACGTTCTGTTGGAAATCCTGAAAGACTCCATTTTTCATTGGAAGGTCTAG
- the LOC127695461 gene encoding immunity-related GTPase family M protein-like, translating into MDLVMKLPQTMWKTFTLFINMAKSLKLLISPSSKSISDNELFYTSQNSSSPEVIEKIGKAVAEGDLQKVVCIVKDEMQSKSRYTVKIAVTGDSGNGMSSFINALRLIGHEEEDSAPTGVVRTTQKPACYSSSHFPDVELWDLPGLGATAQSVESYLDELQISTYDLIIIIASEQFSANHVKLAKAMQRMRKRFYVVWTKLDRDLSTSTFPEPQLLQNIQRNIQENLQKGQVREPPLFLVSCFSPSFHDFPEVRNTLQSDFFNIRYRDPLETLSQVCDRCISNKASSLKEDQMLMKQLEAPFRPASDMADLERALETYQKFFGVNDESFLRGAQSTGRLEVGSRALQFQDLLKMDRRLRLMMCVAVKVFLGVLGSSWWFGLWNFIIQYFRHQRHKLVIEIVAENTKATLRRALKDSTLPPEIIWEGSGLPSSGIQAASGSFCLEP; encoded by the coding sequence ACTTTTACACTTTTCATAAACATGGCAAAATCTCTCAAGCTGCTCATCAGCCCATCATCTAAGTCCATCTCTGACAATGAGTTGTTCTACACCAGCCAGAACTCTTCCTCTCCAGAAGTCATTGAGAAAATTGGTAAGGCAGTGGCAGAGGGGGATTTACAGAAAGTGGTGTGCATAGTCAAAGATGAAATGCAGAGTAAGTCTAGATACACAGTAAAGATCGCTGTGACAGGGGACTCTGGCAATGGCATGTCATCCTTCATCAATGCCCTTAGGCTCATTGGGCATGAAGAGGAGGATTCAGCTCCCACTGGGGTGGTGAGGACCACCCAGAAACCAGCCTGTTACTCCTCCTCCCACTTTCCCGATGTGGAGCTGTGGGACCTGCCTGGCTTAGGGGCCACAGCCCAGAGTGTGGAGAGCTACCTGGATGAGCTGCAGATCAGCACATATGATCTTATCATCATCATCGCTTCTGAGCAGTTCAGCGCCAATCATGTGAAGCTGGCCAAAGCCATGCAGAGGATGAGAAAGAGGTTCTATGTCGTCTGGACCAAGCTGGACAGGGACCTCAGCACAAGTACCTTCCCTGAACCCCAGCTGCTGCAGAATATCCAAAGGAATATCCAGGAGAATCTCCAGAAGGGTCAGGTGAGGGAACCCCCGCTATTCCTGGTATCCTGCTTCAGTCCATCTTTTCACGATTTCCCAGAGGTTAGAAACACACTGCAAAGCGACTTCTTCAACATCAGGTACAGAGATCCCttagagaccctttctcaagtcTGCGACAGGTGCATCAGCAATAAGGCGTCCTCTCTGAAGGAGGATCAGATGCTCATGAAACAGCTGGAGGCACCTTTCCGCCCTGCATCTGATATGGCTGACCTGGAGAGGGCTCTTGAAAcctaccagaagttctttggtgtgaaTGATGAGTCATTTCTGCGGGGAGCTCAGAGTACTGGGAGGCTGGAGGTGGGCTCCAGGGCCTTGCAATTCCAGGACTTGCTCAAGATGGATAGGAGACTGAGGCTGATGATGTGTGTTGCTGTGAAAGTGTTCCTCGGTGTTCTTGGAAGCTCATGGTGGTTTGGTTTGTGGAACTTCATCATCCAATACTTCAGGCACCAGAGGCACAAGCTCGTCATCGAAATAGTTGCTGAGAACACCAAGGCCACCCTGAGGAGAGCTCTAAAGGACTCTACCCTCCCTCCTGAAATCATTTGGGAAGGGTCTGGCTTACCCTCAAGTGGAATTCAGGCTGCCTCAGGGTCTTTTTGCTTAGAGCCCTAG